A section of the Falco biarmicus isolate bFalBia1 chromosome 3, bFalBia1.pri, whole genome shotgun sequence genome encodes:
- the HGH1 gene encoding protein HGH1 homolog, producing the protein MSEAPVMAAEEEASVVAALAELQALLAPAAGAAAREGAAAAARALSGSAAGQRLLAGRPAALAALLELAVGPGSAAARHAMDCLVNVSAEPAAREPLLAALPALLALLPAGPACGLLANLCRERGAARRVLGGLRERGLGLAPLLQPLGEPRPPAQLGPLLCNLSRLPEGRRGLLDRSRRSVQRLLPFTQYKDSVIHRRGIVGALRNCCFEAEDHEWLLSEEVDILPFLLLPLAGPEEFPEDEMERLPVDLQYLPQDKQREEEPDIRKMLLEAIMLLTATKAGRHIVREKGTYLILRELHRWEQEPDVLAACEKLIQVLIGDEPGPGMENLLEVDIPEEVEQQLQCLDREEEERRREQEERRQEAQGSMPCSEEPSR; encoded by the exons ATGTCGGAGGCGCCCGTCATGGCGGCGGAAGAGGAGGCGTCGGTAGTGGCGGCGCTGGCGGAGCTGCAGGCCCTGCtggccccggcggcgggcgcggcggcgcgggagggcgcagcggcggcggcgcgggcgctgtcgggcagcgcggcggggcagcggcTGCTGGCGGGGCGGCCCGCGGCCCTGGCGGCCCTGCTGGAGCTGGCGGTGGGACCCGGCTCGGCGGCGGCTCGCCACGCCATGGACTGCCTGGTAAACGTCTCGGCTGAGCCGGCGGCCCGCGAGCCGCTGCTGGCCGCCCTGCCCGCGCTGCTGGCGCTGCTGCCGGCCGGGCCCGCCTGCGGGCTGCTGGCCAACCTCTGCCgggagcgcggcgcggcgcggcgggtgCTGGGCGGCCTGCGGGAGCGGGGCCTCGGCCTGGCGCCGCTCCTCCAGCCGCTCGGTGAGCCCCGGCCGCCGGCCCAGCTCGGTCCGCTGCTCTGCAACCTCAGCCGGCTGCCCGAGGGCCGCCGCGGGCTCCTCGACCGCTCCCG GCGCTCGGTGCAGCGGCTGCTGCCCTTCACGCAGTACAAGGACTCCGTTATCCATCGCCGGGGCATCGTGGGGGCCCTCAGGAACTGCTGCTTCGAGGCCG AGGACCACGAGTGGCTGCTGAGTGAGGAGGTCGACATTCTGccctttctcctcctgcctctggcAGGCCCCGAGGAGTTTCCTGAGGATGAGATGGAAA GGCTACCTGTGGACTTGCAGTACCTGCCGCAGGACAAGCAGCGAGAGGAGGAACCTGACATCCGGAAGATGCTGCTAGAAGCCATCATGCTG TTGACAGCCACCAAGGCTGGGCGGCACATCGTGCGGGAGAAGGGGACGTACCTGATCCTGAGGGAGCTGCACCgctgggagcaggagccagACGTGCTGGCTGCCTGCGAGAAGCTCATTCAG GTGCTGATCGGGGACGAGCCCGGCCCGGGGATGGAGAACCTGCTAGAAGTGGACATCCCTGAGGaggtggagcagcagctgcagtgcctggatcgggaggaggaggagcggcggcgggagcaggaggagcggCGGCAGGAGGCGCAGGGCTCGATGCCATGCTCTGAGGAGCCATCACGGTGA